A stretch of the Pan troglodytes isolate AG18354 chromosome 20, NHGRI_mPanTro3-v2.0_pri, whole genome shotgun sequence genome encodes the following:
- the CD209L2 gene encoding CD209 antigen-like protein E (The RefSeq protein has 1 substitution compared to this genomic sequence): protein MSDSKEPRLQLLGLLEEEELITSGMNFFPRNFGFRQTRGYKSLAGRLSHAPLVLLLLFFTLFTGLLVAILVQGSKNPSSQRQEQSKQEEIFQDLSQLKAAVERLCRRCPWEWTFFQGNCYFMSNSQRNWHDSITACQEVGAQLVVIKSAEEQNFLQLQSSKSNPLAWMGLSDLNQEGTWQWVDGSPLSSSFKQYWNRGEPNNIREEDCVEFNGNGWNDDKCSVAKFWICKMSAASCSRDEGRLLPSASVSPTAHAA, encoded by the exons ATGAGTGACTCCAAGGAACCAAGGGTGCAGCTGCTGGGCCTCCTGG AAGAGGAAGAGCTGATAACTAGCGGTATGAATTTTTTCCCGAGAAACTTTGGATTCCGACAGACTCGAGGCTACAAGAGCTTAGCAG GGCGTCTGAGCCACGCGCCCCTGGTGCTGCTGCTCCTCTTCTTCACACTCTTCACTGGGCTCCTGGTGGCCATCCTTGTCCAAG GTTCCAAGAACCCCAGCTCCCAGAGGCAGGAGCAGTCCAAGCAGGAGGAGATCTTCCAGGACCTGTCCCAGCTGAAGGCTGCAGTGG AACGCCTGTGCCGCCGCTGCCCCTGGGAATGGACATTCTTCCAAGGTAACTGTTACTTCATGTCTAACTCCCAGCGGAACTGGCACGACTCCATCACTGCCTGCCAAGAAGTGGGGGCCCAGCTCGTCGTAATCAAAAGTGCTGAGGAGCAG AACTTCTTACAGCTGCAGTCTTCCAAAAGTAACCCCTTAGCTTGGATGGGACTTTCAGATCTAAATCAGGAAGGCACGTGGCAATGGGTGGACGGCTCACCTCTGTCATCCAG CTTCAAGCAGTATTGGAACAGAGGAGAGCCTAACAATATCAGGGAGGAAGACTGTGTGGAATTTAACGGCAATGGCTGGAATGACGACAAATGCAGTGTTGCCAAATTCTGGATCTGCAAAATGTCTGCAGCCTCCTGCTCCAGAGATGAAGGGCGGcttctcccctcagcctctgtATCCCCGACTGCCCATGCAGCATAG
- the CD209L2 gene encoding CD209 antigen-like protein E isoform X1: MNFFPRNFGFRQTRGYKSLAGRLSHAPLVLLLLFFTLFTGLLVAILVQGSKNPSSQRQEQSKQEEIFQDLSQLKAAVERLCRRCPWEWTFFQGNCYFMSNSQRNWHDSITACQEVGAQLVVIKSAEEQNFLQLQSSKSNPLAWMGLSDLNQEGTWQWVDGSPLSSSFKQYWNRGEPNNIREEDCVEFNGNGWNDDKCSVAKFWICKMSAASCSRDEGRLLPSASVSPTAHAA, encoded by the exons ATGAATTTTTTCCCGAGAAACTTTGGATTCCGACAGACTCGAGGCTACAAGAGCTTAGCAG GGCGTCTGAGCCACGCGCCCCTGGTGCTGCTGCTCCTCTTCTTCACACTCTTCACTGGGCTCCTGGTGGCCATCCTTGTCCAAG GTTCCAAGAACCCCAGCTCCCAGAGGCAGGAGCAGTCCAAGCAGGAGGAGATCTTCCAGGACCTGTCCCAGCTGAAGGCTGCAGTGG AACGCCTGTGCCGCCGCTGCCCCTGGGAATGGACATTCTTCCAAGGTAACTGTTACTTCATGTCTAACTCCCAGCGGAACTGGCACGACTCCATCACTGCCTGCCAAGAAGTGGGGGCCCAGCTCGTCGTAATCAAAAGTGCTGAGGAGCAG AACTTCTTACAGCTGCAGTCTTCCAAAAGTAACCCCTTAGCTTGGATGGGACTTTCAGATCTAAATCAGGAAGGCACGTGGCAATGGGTGGACGGCTCACCTCTGTCATCCAG CTTCAAGCAGTATTGGAACAGAGGAGAGCCTAACAATATCAGGGAGGAAGACTGTGTGGAATTTAACGGCAATGGCTGGAATGACGACAAATGCAGTGTTGCCAAATTCTGGATCTGCAAAATGTCTGCAGCCTCCTGCTCCAGAGATGAAGGGCGGcttctcccctcagcctctgtATCCCCGACTGCCCATGCAGCATAG